A genome region from Macrotis lagotis isolate mMagLag1 chromosome 4, bilby.v1.9.chrom.fasta, whole genome shotgun sequence includes the following:
- the SYNPO2L gene encoding synaptopodin 2-like protein isoform X2, which produces METFKTFSQESLSQTTWDKDPGSGSERQDQPYAELQRAESVQEKNIKEAKTKCRTIASLLTAAPNPHSKGVLMFKKRRQRAKKYTLVSFGAAAGEGAGVGGEEEEDGIPPTSESELEEETFSDARSLTNQSDWDSPYLDMELARSGSGTAEGQGPGPGGGLSEASGRGARLFEQQRQRAASSSLEQPNATPPSLMNGRGPPPPRPRSTPPEVALLPPSPMLPLPPSPIPLAPAAGAPLPATGIFNRSARPFTPGFQGQRPVTTSVVFRPQAPKKTNESFGSPNPVLPPFLSSPQGPSPIPNFSTPKDPGKVPVSISTNAPCSSGPVTATTSLYIPAPNRPMTPGGPPDSQASHGMAAMTSTASIFLSSPLKSTGFPPATNPSNPAPETPSPREQRISVPAPRTGILQEARRRGGRKQMFRGGTEEKKNSPNPELLSLVQNLDEKPKAGGTESGPEEDALSLGAEACNFMQPAGGQSFKTPPPVIPKTPPPMAPKTPPPVAPKPAPRGLPDGLVNGTVPSTSVLPEPPRLQGRGGELFAKRQSRVDRYVVETTPGSGTGPIFSSQPRSPSPTPSLPPSWKYSPNIRAPPPIGYNPLLSPFFPLAARTLPSRTQPQGPRTTTKPGIKAIDFMRHQPYQLKAAMFCFDEIPPSPSPIPPGSSKTTRVHEIRRFSTPAPQPTSEPLAPTVLTPRAATSLDEPIWRVEIPPSPIHGPSPAPTPGSPRGLGTSPGSCSFQVARPRFSAASSGLQAHVWRPGAGHQ; this is translated from the coding sequence AACTGCAACGCGCGGAAAGTGTCCAAGAGAAGAACATAAAGGAAGCCAAGACCAAATGTCGGACGATTGCATCTCTACTGACAGCGGCACCCAATCCCCACTCCAAGGGTGTGCTTATGTTTAAGAAGAGGAGGCAAAGGGCCAAGAAGTATACTCTTGTCAGCTTTGGGGCTGCAGCAGGAGAGGGAGCAGGGGTGGGGGGTGAAGAAGAGGAAGACGGCATCCCCCCGACCAGTGAGTCGGAGTTGGAAGAGGAGACTTTCTCGGATGCCCGGAGCCTCACTAACCAGTCAGACTGGGACAGCCCCTATCTGGACATGGAGCTGGCCCGCTCAGGTTCAGGCACAGCCGAAGGGCAGGGACCAGGGCCAGGGGGTGGCCTCAGTGAAGCTTCAGGGAGAGGGGCGAGGCTTTTTGAGCAGCAGCGGCAGCGGGCAGCCTCTAGCTCCCTAGAGCAACCTAATGCTACCCCCCCATCGCTGATGAATGGGAGGGGGCCTCCCCCACCTCGGCCACGAAGTACACCTCCCGAGGTAGCCTTATTACCACCTAGCCCCATGCTGCCCCTACCTCCCAGCCCCATTCCTTTGGCCCCTGCAGCAGGAGCCCCTCTCCCAGCCACAGGCATTTTCAATCGGTCGGCAAGGCCATTCACTCCAGGATTTCAAGGACAGCGTCCAGTCACCACTTCCGTTGTTTTCCGTCCCCAAGCCCCAAAGAAGACAAATGAAAGCTTTGGGAGTCCTAATCCTGTTCTTCCCCCTTTCTTGTCTTCACCCCAAGGTCCCAGCCCTATCCCCAACTTCTCTACCCCCAAGGATCCTGGCAAGGTACCAGTCTCCATCTCCACTAATGCCCCATGCTCCTCAGGCCCAGTGACAGCCACCACCTCCTTATATATCCCTGCCCCCAATAGACCCATGACGCCTGGAGGTCCCCCTGATTCCCAGGCTTCGCATGGCATGGCTGCCATGACCTCTACTGCTTCCATCTTCCTGTCTTCTCCTCTGAAGTCTACTGGATTCCCCCCAGCAACCAATCCAAGCAACCCTGCCCCTGAGACTCCCAGTCCCCGGGAGCAGAGAATCTCTGTGCCTGCCCCCCGGACAGGCATCCTGCAGGAGGCCCGTCGCCGAGGAGGACGCAAACAAATGTTCCGTGGGGggactgaagagaaaaagaattcacCCAACCCTGAGCTGCTGTCATTGGTACAGAATTTGGATGAGAAACCTAAGGCTGGAGGAACTGAGTCTGGTCCTGAAGAGGATGCCCTGAGCCTGGGAGCTGAAGCCTGCAACTTCATGCAACCTGCAGGGGGCCAAAGTTTCAAGACCCCACCCCCTGTGATCCCTAAGACCCCACCCCCCATGGCACCCAAGACCCCACCTCCTGTGGCACCCAAGCCTGCACCCCGGGGTCTTCCTGATGGTCTGGTGAATGGGACTGTTCCCTCCACAAGTGTCCTCCCTGAACCACCGAGGCTACAGGGCCGAGGTGGAGAGCTATTTGCCAAGAGACAGAGTCGGGTAGATAGGTATGTAGTGGAAACCACACCTGGTTCTGGTACTGGCCCAATCTTTAGCTCCCAACCCCGAAGCCCCTCTCCTACCCCTTCATTGCCTCCTTCATGGAAATATTCCCCTAATATCCGTGCCCCACCTCCCATTGGCTACAATCCAttgctttctccatttttcccACTGGCTGCCCGGACCCTTCCCAGCCGCACACAGCCTCAGGGACCCCGAACAACCACAAAGCCAGGCATCAAGGCCATCGACTTCATGAGGCACCAGCCCTACCAACTCAAAGCTGCCATGTTCTGCTTTGATGAGATTCCTCCAAGCCCTAGCCCTATTCCCCCAGGGTCTTCCAAGACCACTCGAGTCCATGAGATACGTCGATTCTCCACCCCAGCTCCCCAACCCACTTCTGAGCCCCTGGCCCCAACTGTACTCACTCCCAGAGCAGCCACTTCACTGGATGAGCCCATTTGGAGAGTAGAGATACCTCCAAGTCCTATTCATGGCCCTAGCCCAGCCCCAACTCCAGGGTCTCCTCGGGGTCTTGGAACCTCCCCTGGCTCCTGCAGCTTCCAGGTGGCCAGGCCTCGGTTCTCAGCTGCCAGCTCTGGACTGCAGGCACATGTGTGGAGGCCTGGAGCAGGCCATCAGTGA